One part of the Raphanus sativus cultivar WK10039 chromosome 7, ASM80110v3, whole genome shotgun sequence genome encodes these proteins:
- the LOC108816761 gene encoding transcription factor TCP1, which translates to MSFSNNDYNNGNNRVYPLSLYFSPLAGYQDIIRSPYNHQPTPSPGHMASAVPESLINYMTFSSNHAVNQQGFEIPEVSREIKKAVKKDRHSKIQTGQGLRDRRVRLSIGIARQFFDLQDMLGFDKASKTLDWLLKKSKRAIKELVQEKKLNNTNEDFRNIGGEVGEEEEEEEEDGDKRFVYGSSPDSCEEEVVCEVKKAHKRKTKIEVSNISSKGSNAKARGKAREITREMTYDHPETISEITQKTEIMDQPKRSIIFNEGEDMIHSLYKEATQEFESQECILSKTKVNLPTNMDHSYNQNYETSMLKDQGSSSNYNNILPQNLDFYYDQNPFIDQPFCAATNTSFPRGKFWI; encoded by the coding sequence ATGTCTTTTTCCAACAATGATTACAATAACGGTAACAATAGAGTATaccctctctctctttacttttcTCCACTCGCTGGCTATCAAGACATCATCCGTAGTCCCTATAATCATCAGCCAACACCATCACCGGGCCACATGGCATCAGCAGTGCCCGAGTCTCTGATCAACTACATGACGTTTAGCTCAAACCATGCTGTGAATCAGCAAGGGTTCGAGATTCCTGAGGTGTCTAGAGAAATCAAGAAGGCGGTGAAGAAAGATAGGCATAGCAAGATTCAGACGGGGCAAGGTCTTAGAGACAGGAGGGTAAGACTTTCTATTGGTATTGCTCGCCAATTCTTTGATCTCCAGGATATGTTGGGGTTTGATAAAGCCAGTAAAACATTAGACTGGCTACTCAAGAAATCAAAAAGAGCCATCAAAGAGCTTGTCCAAGAAAAAAAGCTCAACAACACTAATGAAGATTTTAGAAACATAGGAGGTGAGGTtggagaggaagaggaggaggaggaggaggatggagATAAGAGATTTGTGTATGGTTCAAGCCCTGATTCTTGTGAAGAAGAAGTGGTATGTGAGGTCAAGAAGGCACATAAGAGAAAGACAAAGATTGAAGTAAGCAACATATCTTCAAAGGGATCAAATGCCAAAGCTAGAGGAAAGGCAAGGGAGATAACAAGAGAGATGACCTATGATCATCCAGAAACCATCTCCGAGATCACACAGAAAACTGAAATCATGGACCAGCCCAAGAGGTCTATAATCTTCAATGAAGGAGAAGACATGATACATTCTCTCTACAAGGAAGCAACCCAAGAGTTTGAAAGTCAAGAATGTATCTTAAGCAAGACGAAAGTCAATCTTCCAACCAATATGGATCATAGTTACAACCAGAATTATGAGACGTCTATGTTGAAAGATCAGGGTTCTAGCAGCAACTATAATAATATTCTGCCTCAAAACTTGGATTTTTATTATGATCAGAACCCTTTTATTGATCAACCCTTTTGTGCAGCCACCAACACGAGTTTCCCCAGGGGTAAATTTTGGATTTAA
- the LOC108815025 gene encoding cyclin-B1-2: MESPKKIAHEIGGVKRDALRFGLNGVKSDIVGSHPLESSYESGKRSDEAMKRTIIGHTYGTALPLKMDMDRQILSRFQRPPGPIPSSMLGLEVYTGAIDDFGFEDYLNDPRDSETFKPVDFHHGMEVRLGMSKGPVAPSFM, from the exons ATGGAGTCACCGAAGAAGATAGCTCATGAGATCGGTGGTGTCAAGAGAGACGCTCTTCGATTTGGTCTCAACGGTGTTAAGAGCGACATCGTCGGATCTCACCCACTCGAATCCTCTTACGAATCT GGAAAGAGATCGGACGAGGCGATGAAGAGGACGATCATTGGGCATACCTACGGGACTGCACTTCCACTGAAGATGGACATGGACAGGCAAATTCTCTCTAG GTTTCAGAGACCTCCTGGACCAATTCCTTCGTCAATGCTTGGTTTAGAAGTCTACACAGGAGCCATTGATGACTTTGGTTTTGAGGATTACTTGAATG ACCCTCGTGACTCGGAGACATTCAAGCCGGTAGACTTCCACCACGGGATGGAAGTTCGTCTTGGCATGTCAAAGGGGCCGGTTGCTCCAAGTTTCATGTAA